A genome region from Romeriopsis navalis LEGE 11480 includes the following:
- a CDS encoding chromophore lyase CpcT/CpeT — protein MSVSESHATVEQSNTTQAELINLVQWMSGDFSNGQQAQEKPAEFAHIHVFWRPLPFDFFGGIGMYSEQVYDYDLWNPYRQGIHRFIIQDDQIFVENFSLKNPIWFAGAGRDLAILKTITPAALEPRCGCGMVFRRDADRFIGNVEPGKKCIIPKEGKLTYLVSEVEITASTWVSRDRGFDPENDEYVWGSEHGHFLFEKIQDFSDEVPIDRL, from the coding sequence ATGTCTGTATCCGAGTCTCATGCCACCGTTGAACAATCAAACACGACACAGGCTGAGTTGATTAACCTGGTCCAGTGGATGTCGGGTGACTTTAGCAATGGTCAACAAGCACAGGAAAAGCCCGCAGAATTTGCCCATATTCATGTTTTTTGGCGGCCTTTACCCTTCGACTTTTTCGGCGGCATCGGCATGTACTCCGAACAGGTCTACGACTATGACCTGTGGAATCCCTACCGGCAGGGAATTCATCGATTTATCATCCAAGATGATCAGATTTTCGTCGAAAACTTTAGTCTAAAAAATCCCATTTGGTTTGCTGGCGCTGGTCGAGATTTAGCAATTCTCAAAACGATTACCCCCGCAGCGCTTGAACCCAGATGCGGTTGTGGCATGGTCTTTCGACGGGATGCCGATCGATTTATTGGCAACGTTGAACCCGGCAAAAAATGCATCATTCCCAAGGAAGGGAAGCTCACCTACCTGGTCAGTGAGGTCGAGATCACCGCTTCGACTTGGGTCAGTCGCGATCGCGGTTTTGATCCCGAAAATGACGAGTATGTCTGGGGATCAGAACATGGACACTTCTTATTTGAGAAAATTCAGGATTTCTCAGACGAAGTCCCCATCGATCGCCTATAA
- a CDS encoding carbonic anhydrase, whose translation MTQHNRYLNRRNALKLGGTTLMAAALQGFWPQPTPAIAATTQPSPETVLELLTTGNERFVAHHAQHPHTSIERMAELATGQHPIVTILSCADSRVPAELLFDLGLGDVFNVRVAGNIVTPEVLASIEYAVELLETPVLMILGHERCGAVTAAVQGQTVPGHIGDFIDEILPAVAQVKDQPGDAIDNAVRANVDRQIQVLLQQSDLIRKRKANGQVRVVGSRYDLDSGRVDLLA comes from the coding sequence ATGACTCAACATAATCGCTATCTCAATCGCCGCAACGCTCTCAAACTGGGTGGCACAACCTTAATGGCTGCCGCACTACAAGGCTTCTGGCCGCAGCCAACTCCCGCGATCGCGGCGACCACACAGCCCTCTCCGGAAACCGTCTTGGAACTGCTCACAACGGGGAATGAACGATTTGTCGCACACCATGCCCAGCATCCCCATACCTCGATCGAGCGCATGGCCGAATTGGCGACAGGACAACACCCGATCGTTACGATTCTCAGTTGCGCCGATTCGCGGGTCCCGGCCGAACTCCTGTTTGACCTGGGATTAGGTGATGTATTCAATGTGCGGGTTGCAGGCAATATCGTCACACCCGAAGTCTTGGCCAGCATCGAATATGCCGTTGAACTCCTGGAAACGCCTGTTCTGATGATCCTCGGCCATGAACGATGTGGGGCCGTAACGGCGGCTGTCCAAGGACAAACCGTGCCAGGGCATATTGGCGACTTCATTGATGAAATTCTGCCAGCAGTCGCCCAGGTTAAGGACCAACCCGGTGATGCGATTGATAATGCGGTACGGGCAAATGTCGATCGGCAAATTCAAGTCCTGCTTCAGCAGTCTGACTTGATTCGGAAGCGCAAAGCCAATGGCCAAGTTCGCGTTGTTGGCAGCCGCTACGATCTTGACTCGGGGCGAGTCGATTTACTGGCTTAA
- a CDS encoding WecB/TagA/CpsF family glycosyltransferase, with protein MKRVRLLNVEIDNLTLKELLESLRAGGFVITPNVDLLMKLQRNRAFYNAYQGADFRICDSQILMYVAKFLGTPIREKICGSDLFPAFYRYYSNDADMRIFLLGAADGVAQQAQRQINAKVGREMIVAAHSPSFGFEQNPEECAAIVDMVNASGATVLAVGLGAPKQELWITKYRHHFPNVKVFMAIGATINFEAGSVSRAPRWVSDVGMEWLYRLLCEPRRLWKRYLGDAMPFFWLVLKQRLHFYRCPWQGRHIVN; from the coding sequence ATGAAGCGGGTTCGACTTCTGAATGTTGAAATTGATAATCTAACGCTCAAAGAATTGCTAGAGTCCTTACGCGCTGGGGGATTTGTCATCACACCAAATGTTGATTTGTTGATGAAACTGCAGCGTAATCGGGCGTTCTACAACGCCTATCAAGGGGCTGATTTTCGGATTTGCGATAGTCAGATTTTGATGTACGTCGCTAAATTTTTGGGTACGCCGATTCGCGAAAAAATTTGCGGTTCGGACCTATTCCCGGCATTTTATCGCTACTACAGCAATGATGCGGATATGCGGATATTTCTGTTGGGTGCAGCGGATGGGGTGGCCCAGCAAGCCCAACGGCAGATTAATGCCAAGGTGGGCCGTGAGATGATTGTGGCCGCCCATTCACCATCCTTTGGATTTGAGCAGAATCCTGAGGAATGCGCGGCGATCGTCGATATGGTCAATGCTTCGGGTGCCACCGTCCTGGCCGTCGGCTTGGGGGCACCCAAGCAAGAGCTATGGATTACGAAGTACCGTCACCACTTTCCGAACGTTAAGGTGTTTATGGCGATCGGTGCGACGATTAACTTCGAAGCCGGGAGCGTATCGCGTGCTCCGCGTTGGGTCAGTGATGTCGGTATGGAGTGGCTTTATCGGTTGTTGTGTGAGCCACGCCGGCTTTGGAAACGCTATCTCGGCGATGCCATGCCATTCTTCTGGTTAGTACTGAAGCAGCGTCTACACTTTTATCGCTGTCCTTGGCAAGGGCGTCATATTGTCAATTAA
- a CDS encoding SulP family inorganic anion transporter: MGIFRAGLINGLHFNNLRGDFFGGITAAIVALPLALAFGVASGVGPIAGLYGAICVGFFAALFGGTPSQVSGPTGPMTVVMASTFTSLVASNPESGLAMAFTVVMLGGIFQILMGILRLGKYITLMPYTVISGFMSGIGVIIVLLQIGPLLGHKGGAGVVKALTQLPHFISNINPIAAGLGALTILIVFAAPPKLNRILPAPLIALVVGTITSILFFPNDAVLRIGDIPSGLPSLHLPAFSASNIKEIMGYSLMLAMLGALDSLLTSLVADNITRTQHDSDRELIGQGIGNLISGLLGGLPGAGATMRTVINVQSGGKTPISGMVHALVLAVIVLKAGPLTEVIPHAVLAGILMKVGIDIIDWGFLKRAHRLSMKGAGLMYLVLFLTVFVDLVTAVAVGVFVANLLTIKNITDIQVKEMRAVTRADNEDWLSPEEQDILAAARGRVLMFSLSGPMSFGAAKAIAQQLSIVENYEILILDLTGVPRLGVTALLAIETMLKDAIEKRRKVFLVGATGQVAQRLKHLEILQQVPPQNQVSQRLEALQRSLDLIDPAMPASNA; encoded by the coding sequence ATGGGCATTTTTCGCGCGGGCTTAATTAATGGCCTGCATTTCAATAATCTCCGAGGTGATTTCTTTGGTGGAATTACGGCGGCAATTGTCGCTTTGCCACTTGCTTTAGCCTTTGGGGTCGCTTCCGGTGTAGGACCGATTGCGGGATTGTATGGTGCGATATGTGTGGGCTTTTTTGCCGCGTTATTTGGTGGTACACCTTCCCAGGTCTCAGGACCCACGGGGCCGATGACGGTGGTGATGGCTTCGACCTTTACATCGCTTGTGGCGAGCAATCCTGAGAGTGGTTTGGCCATGGCCTTTACCGTCGTGATGCTCGGCGGGATTTTTCAAATTCTGATGGGTATATTACGGCTCGGCAAGTACATTACGCTGATGCCTTATACCGTGATCTCTGGCTTTATGTCGGGGATCGGTGTGATTATTGTGCTGCTGCAAATTGGCCCCCTACTAGGACATAAGGGTGGTGCTGGTGTCGTCAAGGCTTTGACGCAGTTGCCGCATTTTATTAGTAATATCAACCCCATTGCGGCGGGTCTGGGCGCGTTGACGATCTTGATCGTCTTTGCCGCGCCACCCAAGCTCAATCGGATCTTGCCCGCCCCTTTGATTGCGTTAGTTGTGGGAACCATCACCTCGATTCTCTTTTTCCCAAATGATGCCGTTTTGCGTATTGGGGATATTCCCTCGGGTTTACCTAGTTTGCATCTACCGGCATTTTCGGCCAGCAATATCAAAGAGATTATGGGCTATAGCCTGATGCTTGCGATGTTGGGGGCGCTTGATTCGTTGCTGACCTCTCTGGTTGCGGACAATATCACGCGGACACAGCATGATTCCGATCGTGAATTGATTGGTCAAGGTATCGGTAACTTGATTTCGGGTTTATTGGGGGGATTGCCGGGTGCGGGGGCCACGATGCGCACTGTAATCAACGTCCAATCCGGTGGTAAGACGCCAATTTCAGGGATGGTTCACGCGTTGGTGCTGGCCGTGATTGTGCTGAAAGCGGGGCCATTGACCGAGGTCATCCCCCACGCGGTGCTGGCTGGGATCTTAATGAAGGTGGGGATCGATATCATTGATTGGGGCTTCCTCAAACGAGCCCATCGTCTCTCGATGAAAGGTGCAGGGTTGATGTACCTGGTGCTGTTTCTGACTGTGTTTGTTGATTTAGTGACGGCGGTGGCGGTGGGTGTCTTTGTTGCGAATTTGCTGACAATTAAGAACATCACCGATATTCAAGTCAAAGAAATGCGGGCGGTGACCCGGGCGGATAACGAAGATTGGTTATCCCCCGAAGAGCAGGATATTCTCGCGGCGGCGCGGGGGCGGGTGTTGATGTTTAGTCTGAGCGGTCCGATGAGTTTTGGTGCGGCGAAAGCGATTGCCCAACAGCTCTCGATCGTCGAAAACTATGAAATTCTGATTTTGGATTTAACCGGTGTGCCACGCTTGGGTGTGACAGCGTTGCTGGCGATTGAAACGATGCTCAAGGATGCGATCGAAAAACGCCGTAAGGTTTTCTTGGTTGGGGCGACCGGTCAAGTTGCCCAACGACTAAAACATTTGGAGATTTTGCAACAGGTGCCGCCTCAAAACCAAGTGAGTCAGCGTTTAGAAGCACTTCAGCGGTCTTTGGATTTAATTGATCCAGCGATGCCTGCGTCTAATGCCTAA
- a CDS encoding phycobiliprotein lyase gives MDISQFVAQSIGTWRSQRSAHHLAFQHFEAVQSVVDITTLDMSDERVIALCKSYDVDPSSAIAPFHMQWEGESDWDEDAEPIKGETVLVPVPDANQPNHGQLLREQGYAETIEAAGKYYFTEDGMFVLETSYDRAAAEERIWFANPKLRFRVSMIKTSGGSGVVTASFASEIKTNA, from the coding sequence ATGGACATTTCGCAATTTGTTGCACAATCGATCGGCACCTGGAGATCGCAGCGTAGCGCCCATCACTTAGCCTTTCAACATTTTGAGGCGGTGCAATCAGTGGTCGATATTACGACCTTAGATATGTCCGACGAACGGGTCATCGCATTATGCAAGTCCTACGATGTTGACCCCAGTTCTGCGATCGCGCCTTTCCATATGCAGTGGGAAGGGGAGTCGGATTGGGATGAGGATGCCGAACCGATCAAGGGTGAAACCGTTCTAGTCCCCGTGCCTGACGCCAATCAGCCAAATCATGGCCAACTGTTACGTGAGCAGGGCTACGCGGAGACAATCGAAGCCGCAGGCAAATACTACTTCACGGAAGACGGCATGTTCGTCTTGGAGACATCCTACGATCGGGCCGCCGCCGAAGAACGGATTTGGTTTGCCAATCCCAAGCTCCGGTTTCGGGTCTCGATGATCAAAACCAGCGGTGGTAGTGGGGTCGTAACAGCGTCTTTTGCTTCCGAGATTAAAACTAACGCTTAA
- a CDS encoding CpeR family transcriptional regulator: MNTNVQINPVNTTTGMLPPEAQKKIQGWIRSRHLICSGNFYIFETVDYSAIERFDDCITTLGGTLINVDPIGKIWMGNHRQVLLYRAKASLHTPCHDLKQYWIKYGNYRTRFDENV; the protein is encoded by the coding sequence ATGAATACTAACGTTCAAATTAACCCCGTCAATACGACAACAGGAATGCTGCCACCCGAAGCCCAGAAAAAAATTCAAGGCTGGATACGTAGTCGGCATTTGATCTGCTCAGGCAACTTTTATATTTTTGAAACTGTTGACTACAGCGCAATCGAACGATTTGACGACTGCATTACAACCCTTGGTGGCACCCTGATCAACGTTGACCCGATCGGCAAAATTTGGATGGGCAACCATCGGCAAGTCTTGCTTTATCGGGCAAAAGCCAGTTTGCACACACCCTGCCATGACCTGAAGCAATACTGGATTAAGTATGGGAACTATCGAACGCGGTTCGATGAAAATGTCTAA
- a CDS encoding P-II family nitrogen regulator: MHAVNRMEIMSDAVELGKITAVLNQGDRVTYSILRNVSSHGVRGESVEDSFISSENIYIIAFCPPEQTKGLLEKIRPILNKFGGACFITDATEIKSMRCVGSLS; the protein is encoded by the coding sequence ATGCACGCTGTTAACCGCATGGAAATCATGTCTGATGCCGTTGAACTCGGCAAAATCACGGCAGTGCTGAATCAGGGCGATCGTGTCACCTACAGTATTCTTCGTAATGTTTCGAGCCATGGGGTCCGGGGTGAATCAGTCGAAGACTCCTTTATTAGTTCTGAAAACATCTACATCATTGCCTTCTGCCCACCCGAACAGACGAAAGGACTGCTGGAGAAAATCCGGCCCATTCTAAACAAATTTGGGGGCGCTTGCTTCATCACAGATGCAACCGAGATCAAATCGATGCGATGCGTTGGTTCTCTCAGTTAG
- a CDS encoding sodium-dependent bicarbonate transport family permease, which produces MNLDLIVSNILNPPILFFFLGMFAVWVKSDLEIPAPIPKLFSLYLLLAIGFKGGVELSRSGITQDVLLTMLAAIVMASIVPVYSFFLLRWKLDPYNAAAIAATYGSISAVTFITAGSFLGQLNIDYDGYMVAALALMESPAIIVGLVLVNVFGSGGGNRDEEKKTEWGEVLREAFLNGSVLLLVGSVIIGLLTGENGWTKLKPFTQDMFYGALTFFLLDMGLVAAKQIKDLKKTGVFLIAFALLMPLGNAALSLPIAYVIQMSQGDALLFAVLCASASYIAVPAAMRMTVPEANPSLYISTALAVTFPFNIIVGIPLYLSAINLFWS; this is translated from the coding sequence ATGAACCTTGACCTGATTGTTTCAAATATTCTCAATCCTCCAATTCTCTTTTTCTTCTTGGGTATGTTCGCGGTTTGGGTCAAGTCGGATTTAGAGATTCCGGCACCGATTCCGAAATTATTTTCGCTCTATCTCCTACTCGCAATCGGGTTTAAGGGAGGCGTTGAACTTTCACGTAGCGGTATCACCCAGGATGTCTTACTGACGATGTTGGCGGCGATCGTCATGGCCTCAATCGTGCCGGTTTATAGTTTTTTCCTCCTGCGTTGGAAACTTGATCCCTATAATGCTGCGGCAATTGCGGCCACCTATGGCTCAATCAGTGCGGTCACCTTTATTACCGCTGGCTCTTTCCTCGGCCAACTCAATATCGACTACGACGGCTATATGGTCGCAGCGCTGGCCTTAATGGAATCCCCCGCGATTATTGTGGGCTTGGTGCTCGTCAATGTCTTTGGCAGTGGCGGTGGGAATCGCGATGAAGAGAAAAAGACCGAATGGGGGGAAGTCCTGCGCGAGGCCTTCCTCAATGGGTCTGTACTGTTGCTGGTCGGCAGTGTGATCATTGGCCTGCTGACCGGGGAAAACGGCTGGACAAAGCTCAAACCCTTTACTCAGGATATGTTTTACGGTGCCTTAACCTTTTTCCTCTTGGATATGGGGCTGGTTGCCGCCAAGCAGATTAAAGATCTCAAAAAAACAGGGGTCTTTCTAATTGCCTTTGCCCTCTTGATGCCACTCGGGAATGCGGCGCTCAGCTTGCCGATCGCCTACGTTATCCAGATGAGCCAAGGTGATGCGCTATTGTTTGCCGTCTTATGTGCCAGCGCTTCCTATATTGCCGTCCCTGCAGCAATGCGTATGACCGTGCCGGAAGCCAATCCCAGCCTCTATATTTCCACTGCCTTGGCAGTGACCTTCCCGTTCAATATCATCGTGGGCATTCCGCTTTATTTATCTGCGATCAACTTATTTTGGAGTTAG